GCCGCGGCGGACCTGCGGCAGCTCCCGCAGCAGGAACGTGCGGTACAACGCCACCGAGGCCCTGGCCCGCGCGGGAATCCGCCAGCGCTCGGCGAACGCCGCGCGGTCCCGCCGGGACAGCGCGCCGCCCTTGATGGTGCCGAGCACGCCGCGCGAGATGAACGGCGTCCGCCGGATCAGCAGCGCGCCCAGCGGCGAGCCCACCACGACCTGGTACCAGAACCGCCACAGCGAGCGCACCGCCGCGGGCGACATCGACGGCCACGGGTGGGCGATGTTGAGCGCGAGGAACCGCTCGAACCGCTCCGACGCGCGCATGCACGCGAGGAACCCGACCCAGCCGCCCCAGTCGTGGCCCACCAGCCGGACCCGGTCGAGCCCGAGCGCGTCGAGCAGGCCGATCAGGTCGGCGGCGAGGTTGTCCTTGTCGTAGCCGGTGGCCGGGGCGTCGGTCCAGCCGTGTCCGCGCAGATCGGGGGCGATGACCCGGTAGTGCTTCGCGAGCTCCGGGATCTGGTGGCGCCACAGGTACCAGTGCTGCGGCCAGCCGTGCAGCAGCACCAGCGGTGGGCCGTCGCCCGCCTCGGCGACGTGCACCCGCAAACCTCCGACCTGGACGTACCGGTGCGTCACACCGGCCACCTCCAGCAAAGCCGGTTCCGCCACCAGCTCACCTCCCCGCAAGACCATCCGGTACCCCACCACACCCCGCCCCCGATGCCAACCCGCGTCCGCTCGGCCGGAACGCGACGGACACCGCGAACCCGACCCGGCGAACGGACCAGTCCGCTGCGCCGACGACCGGGCAAGAGCGGCGGGGAGAACGGGCGTACTCGCGCACATCCCGGCCCGTCACCCAATAGACTGACGTCACGCGATCGGGAAGAGGGGTCAAGCGGGTGGAGTGGCAGTTCGGTCCTTATCTGGTCCAGGGCCTGATCGCGCGAGGCGGCATGGGAGAGATCCACCGCGCGCACGACACCCGCCACCAGCGGCCGGTGGCGTTGAAGCTGATCGCCGAGCGCTACGCCGGGGACGCCGAATTCCGCCGCCGGTTCCAGCGCGAAGCGCAGGCCACCGCGCGGCTGCGCGATCCGCACGTGATCCCGATCCACTCCTACGGCGAGATCAACGGCAGGCTGTACCTGGACATGCGGCTGGTGGACGGGTCGGACCTGGCCACTCGGCTCGACGCCTCCGGTCCGATGCCGCCGGACCGAGCGGTCGCGCTCATCGAGCAGGTCGCCCACGCGCTGGACTCCGCGCACGCCGACGGGCTGGTGCACCGCGACGTGAAGCCGTCGAACGTGCTGGTCAGCAGCAGCGGATTCGCGTACCTCGTCGACTTCGGCATCGCCTACGCGGCGAGCGCCGGAACCGCGCTGACCTCCACCGGGATCACGGTGGGCACGCTGGCGTACATGGCGCCGGAGCGGTTCGGCGAGGCGCCGGCGGATCCGCGCTCGGACGTGTACTCGCTGGCCTGCATGCTCTACCAGTGCCTCACCGGGCGGAAACCGTTCGAGCGCGACGCCACCGTGGCGATGATCAACGCGCACCTCAACGACGACCCGCCGCGCCCCGGCGTCACCACCCCGCACCTGGGCACCGCCTTCGACCCCGTGATCACGCGCGGCATGGCCAAGCAGCCCGCGCACCGGTTCGCCTCCGCCGGTGAACTGGCACGGGCCGCCCGCGCGGCGCTGGACTCGACCGGCCACGTCCCGCACCCCGCCGTACCGGGCGGCACCGCGCCGCAACGGGTGCCGCGAGGCCGCAGGAAGGGCCTGCTGATCGGCGCCGCCCTGGGCGCGCTGCTGGTGGCGGGAGCCGCCGCCGGGTGGGCGGCCATCACCCGTGGTGGCAGCGCGGACCCCGCGGCCGACTCCCCCGCTCCGACGGCGCCGTGGTCCTCGACCGCGCCGGCATCGCCCGACCTGGGGCTGTCGGTTCCGCTGAGCACCCCGCCCTGCGACGGCGGGTTCACCGTGGTCGTCGGCGCCGCGTTCGACGCGGACACCGCCCAGCAGCTGCTCGACGAGAACGCCGGCGCGCACTACCTCCACGTGCCCAGCACTCCGTGCGGGGCGTCCGCCACGACCTCGAAGACCGGCAAGGACATCTACTCCATCTACTACGGGCCGTACCAGGACCGGTCGAGCGCGTGCGCGGAATGGAACTCGGCCAGCGCCACCGCCGACGACGCCTACGTGAAGCAGCTGAGCCCGACCTCCGGCGGCGCCGCGGTCATCGCCTGCGGCTGAAGCCCGGCCGCGCACCGCGGGTGCTTCCGCGGACCGGCGGCGCGGCGGTCGCCGGAAGTGATTGGTCCGTCCGCCGGTACCGGGGCGGACGCCGCTGCGCCAGGCGGTGGGGATCCCGAAGATCCCACCGCCGCCACCGGAACGGGCTGCTAGAAAGGATTGGCGAGCGCGCAACCGGGGGGACGCACGGTGGACATCGACCGGACGCGGCGAGAGCTGACGATCTTCGCCGACTACCACAGCTTCGAGGTCCGCGACGCCCACGCGGACTACGACCTGGCCGCCATCAACGACACCGACGCCGATCTGCGCCGCGACCTGATCTCCAGCCGGGACGGCGTGGTCACCGTCGGCACCGCCCGCCGCAGGAACGTCCCGGTCACCGTCGAGATCGTCCCGGCGGCGCCGGAGTGCGACCTCGCGCCGTGGGACCACGTCACCGAAGCCTCCGTCGAGATCGCCAGCGGTCAGATCCTCGTGCTGGGCGGTTCCGACAGCAGGCGCAGCGCCCACCTGTTCGCCGTGCCGGTCGGCATCTACCGGGTGCGGACGCGCTGCGAGGGGTTCGGCTCGATCAGCGCGAACGGGGCCACCGGCAACGACGCCTACCACGTGCAGATCTGGCCCGGGTCCGCGCGCCGGACGGTCGTGCTCAAGCGCTTCACCGGCGGCCTCCCCACCCGCTGAGGGCACGACCGCCACCGACCCGCCCGGCGGCGCGTTCATCCGATCTTCGCGCGGAGCGCCGTTCAGCACGGTCGGTGCATATTGCACAATGAGCCGCATGGCCAGCGATGACAGCACCGCCGACGACCGGACTACCCCGGCGGAACCGCTCACCGAGCCCGAGCACCAGCGCGGCGAGCTCGAACCGTCCGCACCCGTCGAGGAACCGTCCGCGGCGGAGAAGCTCCAGCACACCCGGACCGCGGGGACCTGGGCCGCGGTCGTCGTCGCGACCATCGCGCTGATCGTGCTGCTGGTGTTCATCCTGCAGAACCTGCAGCCCACCTCGGTCACCTTCCTCGGCCTGCGCGGCGACCTCCCGGTCGGCGTCGCGCTGCTGCTGGCCGCCGCGATCGGCGGGCTGCTCGTGGCGCTCGTCGGCGCCGCCCGCATCCTGCAGCTGCGGCGCACCGCGAACCGCCGCAACCGCGCCGCGACGCACTGACTCCGCTCCCGGAACCGGCGAGGCAGCGCGCGGCACCTGCCAGGTCCAGACCTCCGCTTCGCCCGGTCGGCGTACATTTGACGCGGGCGCGCGCCGATTCGCGCGCCCGCAGCGTCAAGTCCGCCCCGGTTCGCCGGCCGCAGTACCGAGAGAGTTGATCGGGTGAGTGCCCCCACGGTGACCTCGCAGAACAGCGCCGAGGGGCAGCCCGGCAGACGCGTTGCCGGCGGAGCCGCCCGCTGGCTGCGGATCATCGCCGTCGTCGCCGCGGGCCTGCTGCTCTACGCGGCTTCCCCGCCGCGCGACCTGTGGTGGCTGGCGCCGCTCGCCGTCGCCCCGTTCGCCGCCGCCGTGCACGGGCGCCGCACCCGCGGCGGATTCGGCTACGGCGTGCTGTTCGGGTTCGCCTACATGCTGCCGCTGCTGGGTTGGATCCAGGACTTCCTCGGGAACCAGTTCGGCCCGTGGCCGTGGCTGGGCGTCGCACTGGTCGAGGCGGTGTTCCTCGGACTCGCCGGTGCCGGCATGGCGCGGGTGAGCAGCCTGCGCGGCGCTCCGGTGTGGATGGCGGCCGTGTTCGTGCTGTGCGAGGCGCTGCGCGGCGCGCAGCCCTTCGGCGGGTTCCCGTGGGGGCGGCTCGCGTTCACCCAGCCCACGGGACCGCTGCTGCCGCTGGCCTCGGTGGGCGGCGCCGTGCTCGTCACCTTCGCGGTGGCGTTGATCGGTTGCGCGCTCGGCGTCCTCGCGCTGCGGCTGCGCCGGTCCCGCACCCGGCTGATCACCCCGGTGGTCGCGGTGCTGGTACCGCTGGTGGCGGGCGCGGCGCTGTGGCCCACCGTCGGCGTCGCCCCCGAAGCGGGCACCGCACGGGTCGCGACGGTGCAGGGCAACGCGCCGGACATCGGCCTCGACCTGCTCTACGAGGACGACGTGCTGCACGACAACCACATCCGTGGTGCCCGGCGGCTCGTCGAGGACGTCCGGGCGGGCCGGGTGCCGCGCCCGGACCTGGTGGTCCTGCCCGAGCAGGTCGGCAGCTGGGGCCCGACCCGCTACGACCCGGAGCTCAGCGCGGTCACCGCGCAGCTCGGCGTCCCGGTGATCGCGGGCGGTTTCGCGCAGGACCCCGACGGAACGTTCCGCAACCGCATCGTCGAGTGGGATCCGGAGCGCGGCGCCGACGAGGAGTACGCCAAGCAGCACCTGGTGCCGTTCGCCGAGACGATCCCGATGCGCTCCGTCGCCCGCCTGGTCAGCCCCTTCGTCGACCGCTTCCAGCAGGACATGGTCGCCGGGGACGTGCCGGGCGTGCTGCAGGCCGGAGCGATCCGGCTCGGCGTCGGCCTCTGCTACGACGTGGCCTACGACGACGTGTTCACCGGTGCCGCCCGCGAGGGCGCCACCCTGCTGGCGGTGCCCACGAACAACGCCTGGTACGGACACTCCGAGATGAGCTGGCAGCACCTGGCGATGTCCCGGTTGCGCGCCGTGGAGCACGGTCGAGCCGTGGTCGTGTCCGCGACCAGCGGCATCAGCGCGATCATCCGGCCCGATGGGGTGATCACGGCTCGCTCGGAGCAGTTCACGGCGCAGAATCTCCACGGCGACGTGCCGCTGCGCACCGAACGCACCCTCGCCACGACGCTCGGAGCCGCGCCCACCTGGGTGCTCTCGCTCCTGGGCGTCGGCGCCCTCGCGGCCACCGCGCGGCGACGCGCGCACGACAAGAACTGACACGCCCGGTCACGCGCCACGCACTGGGGGACGTGTGACCCGAAGGAGGATCGCTATGACGGACCGGCACGCCCCCGATGGTGGAGCGGGGCTGCCCGGCTCGGCTCTGGTCGTCATCCCCACTTACGACGAGCGGGAGAACCTGGAGCCGGTCGTGCAGCGACTGCACGCCGCGCTGCCGGCCGCGCACGTGCTCGTCGTCGACGACGCGAGCCCGGACGGCACCGGTGAGCTCGCGGACGAGCTGGCCGCCGCCGACGAACGGGTGCACGTGCTGCACCGCAGCGACAAGGCGGGCCTGGGTGCCGCCTACGTGGCCGGGTTCGATTGGGCGCTTGCCCGCGACTACGCCGCGGTGGTGGAGATGGACGCCGACGGTTCGCACCCGCCGGAGGATCTCGCCCGTATGCTGGCGATGCTCGGCCCGGACGGCACCGGCGCCGACGTGGTCATCGGTTCCCGCTACGTCCCCGGCGGCCGGGTCGTGAACTGGCCGTGGCACCGCCAGGCGCTGTCCCGCGGGGCGAACCTGTACTCGAAGTACGCGCTGGGCGTCCCGATCAACGACAGCACCGCCGGTTTCCGCGCCTACCGCAGGCACGTGCTCACGGAGCTGTCCTTGCACGACGTCGCCTCGCAGGGCTACTGCTTCCAGGTAGACCTGACGCTGCGCGCCGTCGAAGCGGGCTTCGCCGTCGTCGAGGTCCCGATCACCTTCACCGACCGAGAGTTCGGCGAATCCAAGATGAGCCCCGACATCGTCCGCGAAGCCCTCCTCCGAGTAACCAAGTGGGGCCTCCGCCGCCGAGCCACCCAGCTCAAAGCCCTACTCCCCCGCACCTGACCCCCGGCAAAGCGAGCCAATCCCACCCCACAGCCGAAGGCCATACCTCACGACGAAGCCGTGCATCAGGGGCGGGCGAAGCCACGCCTGCTCGGCGGCCGAAGGCCGTGCCTAGCGGCGAAGCCGTGCAGTGGGCGGCGAAGCCACGCCTGCCTTGCGGCCGGAGGCCGTGCCTGTATGTGCGAAGCACATAGCCCACGTCAAAAAGCCCTCACCCGCGGGTTCTCAGCTTCCTTCTCGCGAGGACAGCTTTTTCCCTCGTGGCGGAGCCACTTGGGAAAAAGATCCCGCAGCGAGAAGGAAGCTGAGGTTCCGCCACCCGACCACCAAAGCAGAACGAGCCGTCACCCCCCAACACACAAAGACGCCTGGGCTCCCCCGCACGGGGCCCAGGCGTTCGGTGTGCTCACCCGCTGGTCGCGGGGGTGCTGTTGTCGCTCAGGCGGAGTGGCTGCGCCGGCCGCGCAGCACTTCGAGCCGCTCGTTGAGCAGTTCCTCCAGTTCGGGGATGCTGCGGCGTTCGAGCAGCATGTCCCAGTGGGTGCGCGGCGGTTTGGCCTTCTTCTGCTCGGGCTCCGATCCGTCGATGATCTTGGATTCGGAGCCGTGCAGGCGGCACTCCCAGGTCGGCGGGATCTCGGCGTCGTCGGAGAACGGCACCTCGAACTCGTGATCCTTGGGGCAGGCGTAGCGCACCGTCCGGCGCGGTGCGAGGTCGTGGTTGCGGTCGGTCTCGTAGCTGACCGCTCCGAGCCGGCTGCCACGCAGAACGCGATCGGCCATGACGGTTCCTTTCACTTCGGCCCGGAGCAGTGTCCGGACGGGTTGTGCTCACCGAGTGCAACGACGGACGGACCGTCGCATGTTCCCGGCACGAGGCTTTCAGTTGCCGTCGGTGACGTTCTTCACTCGTCAACGACGTTGTCCCCTCTAGAGATGCAAGGAGGTCGCGTTCGTGACGCGTTCTCCTTCTCGCAACCTAGAGGTTGCACCGAACGGGTGATAGTGCCAGACAAGTTGTAACTAAGGGCAAGTTAACCTTCACTCTCTTGCTGAAATTGAAAGCGAGATCACCCGTGGACCGGCGGCGGTCGCCCGGGGCTCGATCACGTTGCGTGCCGACCACCCGCCCTCGACTGCGCGACGCTGCGTACCGGCATATGCCAATCATGCCGGTGTCCTCACTGAAACGCATCACCGGCACGGCCGAGCGCCGACATCGTTCACACCCGCTCCGGAGGACGGTTGCCGACCGCTTCGATGGCCCGGCGGACCGGCACCATCGACACCAGCACCAGGCCGACGACGAAGAAGAAGACCAGCGAGACGATCGCCAGCCGGAACGAACCGGTGGCCTGGCCGACTCCGGCGAAGACCAACGGCCCGAGCCAGGACGTGGAGCGCTCCCCGACCTCGTAGAGCGAGAAATACTCGGCCTCCTTGCCTTCCGGCACCATCTGGCTGAACAGCGAACGCGACAGCGCATTGGTACCGCCGAGCACCAGGCCGATCCCGACGGCCAGCCCGTAGAACTGGAACTGCTGGCCGGACTGGACGAAGTAGGCCGCGGCCAGCACGCCGACCCAGACCACCAAGCTGATCATGATCGTCTTCTTCGCGCCGATCCGGCTTGCGAGCAAGCCGTGCAACACACCGCCGACGAAAGCGATGAACTGCACGATCAGCAACGTGATGATCAGTGACTCCTGGGGCAGCCGCAACTCCATGTCACCGTACTGAGCGGAAACCTGGGTGACCGTCGCGATCCCGTCGGTGTAGATCATGTACGCGCCGAGGAACGCCAGCGTCAGCGGGAAGCTCCGCGCCTGCCTGATCGTGGAGCTCAGCTGCTTGAACCCGGCCGTGATCACCGAGGCGCCCCGCTCGGTCCCTTCGGGCGCGTGGTGGCCGCGCAGCGCCGCCAGCGGCAGCAGGGTGAACGCGGCCCACCAGATACCGGAGGTCACGAACACGACGCGGACCGCGGTGTCCTCGCTGAGCCCGAGCGCGTCGTGACCGAGGTAGAGCGCCAGCTGCAACGCCAGCGCGCAGCCGCCGCCGAGGTAGCCGAAGGCCCACCCGCGGGAGGACAACCGGTCGCGCTCATCGGCGTCGGCGATCTCGGGCAGGAACGAGTAGTACACGACCACCGACGCGCCGAAGCAGATGTTGGCGGCGATGAAGAAGACCAGCCCCCACTGCCAGTTCGACAC
This window of the Saccharopolyspora gloriosae genome carries:
- a CDS encoding protein kinase domain-containing protein translates to MEWQFGPYLVQGLIARGGMGEIHRAHDTRHQRPVALKLIAERYAGDAEFRRRFQREAQATARLRDPHVIPIHSYGEINGRLYLDMRLVDGSDLATRLDASGPMPPDRAVALIEQVAHALDSAHADGLVHRDVKPSNVLVSSSGFAYLVDFGIAYAASAGTALTSTGITVGTLAYMAPERFGEAPADPRSDVYSLACMLYQCLTGRKPFERDATVAMINAHLNDDPPRPGVTTPHLGTAFDPVITRGMAKQPAHRFASAGELARAARAALDSTGHVPHPAVPGGTAPQRVPRGRRKGLLIGAALGALLVAGAAAGWAAITRGGSADPAADSPAPTAPWSSTAPASPDLGLSVPLSTPPCDGGFTVVVGAAFDADTAQQLLDENAGAHYLHVPSTPCGASATTSKTGKDIYSIYYGPYQDRSSACAEWNSASATADDAYVKQLSPTSGGAAVIACG
- a CDS encoding RNA polymerase-binding protein RbpA; translated protein: MADRVLRGSRLGAVSYETDRNHDLAPRRTVRYACPKDHEFEVPFSDDAEIPPTWECRLHGSESKIIDGSEPEQKKAKPPRTHWDMLLERRSIPELEELLNERLEVLRGRRSHSA
- a CDS encoding LapA family protein, producing the protein MASDDSTADDRTTPAEPLTEPEHQRGELEPSAPVEEPSAAEKLQHTRTAGTWAAVVVATIALIVLLVFILQNLQPTSVTFLGLRGDLPVGVALLLAAAIGGLLVALVGAARILQLRRTANRRNRAATH
- a CDS encoding alpha/beta fold hydrolase, which translates into the protein MAEPALLEVAGVTHRYVQVGGLRVHVAEAGDGPPLVLLHGWPQHWYLWRHQIPELAKHYRVIAPDLRGHGWTDAPATGYDKDNLAADLIGLLDALGLDRVRLVGHDWGGWVGFLACMRASERFERFLALNIAHPWPSMSPAAVRSLWRFWYQVVVGSPLGALLIRRTPFISRGVLGTIKGGALSRRDRAAFAERWRIPARARASVALYRTFLLRELPQVRRGKYRRTPMSTEARLVFGTADPAISPSLLEGYERYAERMDLRWVPGAGHFIVDEQPERVLAEIQEFMAD
- the lnt gene encoding apolipoprotein N-acyltransferase, yielding MSAPTVTSQNSAEGQPGRRVAGGAARWLRIIAVVAAGLLLYAASPPRDLWWLAPLAVAPFAAAVHGRRTRGGFGYGVLFGFAYMLPLLGWIQDFLGNQFGPWPWLGVALVEAVFLGLAGAGMARVSSLRGAPVWMAAVFVLCEALRGAQPFGGFPWGRLAFTQPTGPLLPLASVGGAVLVTFAVALIGCALGVLALRLRRSRTRLITPVVAVLVPLVAGAALWPTVGVAPEAGTARVATVQGNAPDIGLDLLYEDDVLHDNHIRGARRLVEDVRAGRVPRPDLVVLPEQVGSWGPTRYDPELSAVTAQLGVPVIAGGFAQDPDGTFRNRIVEWDPERGADEEYAKQHLVPFAETIPMRSVARLVSPFVDRFQQDMVAGDVPGVLQAGAIRLGVGLCYDVAYDDVFTGAAREGATLLAVPTNNAWYGHSEMSWQHLAMSRLRAVEHGRAVVVSATSGISAIIRPDGVITARSEQFTAQNLHGDVPLRTERTLATTLGAAPTWVLSLLGVGALAATARRRAHDKN
- a CDS encoding polyprenol monophosphomannose synthase, which gives rise to MTDRHAPDGGAGLPGSALVVIPTYDERENLEPVVQRLHAALPAAHVLVVDDASPDGTGELADELAAADERVHVLHRSDKAGLGAAYVAGFDWALARDYAAVVEMDADGSHPPEDLARMLAMLGPDGTGADVVIGSRYVPGGRVVNWPWHRQALSRGANLYSKYALGVPINDSTAGFRAYRRHVLTELSLHDVASQGYCFQVDLTLRAVEAGFAVVEVPITFTDREFGESKMSPDIVREALLRVTKWGLRRRATQLKALLPRT
- a CDS encoding MFS transporter → MSVQGGLAPDTARRRREQRGWCWYDWANSVFPTSVTTVFLSLYLTSVATEAATADVARNGIGACPGGNSLVRCDISVLGLAFPAGSLWGYLLSVATVVQVLVLPITGAIADRTQNKRSMLAGFAFGGALATSLLGLVGVSNWQWGLVFFIAANICFGASVVVYYSFLPEIADADERDRLSSRGWAFGYLGGGCALALQLALYLGHDALGLSEDTAVRVVFVTSGIWWAAFTLLPLAALRGHHAPEGTERGASVITAGFKQLSSTIRQARSFPLTLAFLGAYMIYTDGIATVTQVSAQYGDMELRLPQESLIITLLIVQFIAFVGGVLHGLLASRIGAKKTIMISLVVWVGVLAAAYFVQSGQQFQFYGLAVGIGLVLGGTNALSRSLFSQMVPEGKEAEYFSLYEVGERSTSWLGPLVFAGVGQATGSFRLAIVSLVFFFVVGLVLVSMVPVRRAIEAVGNRPPERV